From Xenopus laevis strain J_2021 chromosome 7L, Xenopus_laevis_v10.1, whole genome shotgun sequence, one genomic window encodes:
- the LOC108695985 gene encoding trypsin: MKLLLVCFLLGAAVAFDDDKIVGGYTCAKNSVPYIVSLNAGYHFCGGSLINSQWVVSAAHCSMNKIEVRLGEHDIKVTEGTEQFITAAKVIKNKGYSPKTLDNDIMLIKLSTPAILNNFVNPIPLPKGCVGPRADCLISGWGNTLSSGTNYPNLLQCVIAPVLTDDECNKAYPGEITQNMICVGFLEGGKDSCQGDSGGPVVCNGELQGIVSWGYGCAQKNYPGVYTKVCNYNAWIESTIAAN, from the exons ATGAAGCTTCTCTTGGTGTGTTTTCTACTGGGGGCAGCTG TTGCCTTTGATGATGACAAGATCGTAGGAGGCTACACCTGCGCCAAGAACTCTGTCCCCTACATCGTCTCTCTAAACGCTGGCTACCATTTCTGTGGGGGGTCTCTGATCAATAGCCAGTGGGTCGTTTCTGCCGCTCACTGCTCTATGAA TAAAATTGAGGTGCGACTGGGAGAACATGACATCAAAGTGACTGAGGGGACAGAACAGTTCATTACGGCGGCAAAGGTCATCAAGAACAAGGGTTACAGTCCTAAGACCTTGGACAACGACATCATGTTGATCAAACTCTCCACCCCCGCTATTCTCAATAACTTCGTCAACCCCATTCCACTACCAAAAGGCTGCGTAGGCCCCCGTGCTGACTGCCTCATCTCTGGCTGGGGGAACACGCTCAGCAGTGGAA CAAACTACCCTAATCTCCTCCAGTGTGTAATTGCCCCTGTACTGACGGATGATGAGTGCAACAAAGCTTACCCGGGGGAGATTACCCAAAACATGATCTGTGTTGGTTTCCTTGAAGGAGGAAAAGACTCCTGCCAG GGTGACTCTGGTGGCCCCGTGGTGTGTAATGGGGAGCTGCAGGGCATTGTTTCCTGGGGTTATGGTTGTGCCCAAAAGAATTACCCCGGAGTCTACACCAAAGTGTGCAACTACAACGCTTGGATTGAGAGCACAATAGCAGCAAACTGA
- the LOC108695986 gene encoding trypsin: MKLLLICVLLGAAAAFDDDKIIGGSTCAKNSVPYIVSLNAGYHFCGGSLLNNQWVVSAAHCYQASVQVRLGEHNIALNEGTEQFINSAKVIRHPNYNSRTIDNDIMLIKLASPASLNSNVNAVALPSSCAAAGSSCLISGWGNTSTSGSNYPNLLQCLSAPILTTAQCSGAYPGQITNNMFCAGFLEGGKDSCQGDSGGPVVCNGQLQGIVSWGIGCAQRNYPGVYTKVCNYNSWIQSTIAAN; this comes from the exons ATGAAACTTCTTCTGATCTGTGTGCTCCTCGGAGCAGCAG CTGCCTTTGATGATGATAAGATCATTGGAGGTTCCACCTGCGCTAAGAACTCTGTCCCCTACATCGTCTCCCTAAATGCTGGCTACCATTTCTGTGGGGGGTCTCTGCTCAATAACCAGTGGGTTGTGTCTGCCGCTCACTGTTACCAAGC GAGCGTCCAGGTCAGGCTTGGGGAACACAACATCGCCCTAAATGAAGGAACAGAACAATTCATCAACTCTGCCAAGGTCATCAGACACCCCAACTACAACTCCAGGACCATCGACAATGACATCATGTTGATCAAACTTGCCTCTCCTGCCTCCCTTAACTCCAATGTGAATGCTGTGGCTCTGCCTTCTAGTTGTGCCGCCGCTGGTTCCAGCTGCCTGATCTCTGGTTGGGGCAACACTTCCACCAGTGGCT CCAATTACCCCAACCTCCTGCAGTGCTTGAGTGCCCCCATCCTGACTACTGCCCAGTGTTCCGGTGCCTACCCCGGTCAGATCACCAACAACATGTTCTGTGCCGGATTCTTGGAGGGTGGCAAGGACTCCTGCCAG GGTGATTCTGGTGGCCCCGTGGTGTGCAATGGACAGCTGCAGGGTATTGTGTCTTGGGGAATTGGATGTGCCCAGAGGAACTATCCTGGTGTCTACACCAAGGTCTGCAACTACAACTCCTGGATCCAGAGCACCATTGCTGCCAACTAA
- the prss2.L gene encoding serine protease 2 L homeolog gives MLIKLASPASLNSNVNAVALPSSCAAAGSSCLISGWGNTSTSGSNYPNLLQCLSAPILTTAQCTGAYPGQITNNMFCAGFLEGGKDSCQGDSGGPVVCNGQLQGIVSWGVGCAQRNYPGVYTKVCNYNSWIQSTIAAN, from the exons ATGTTGATCAAACTTGCCTCTCCTGCCTCCCTTAACTCCAATGTGAATGCTGTGGCTCTGCCTTCTAGTTGTGCCGCCGCTGGTTCCAGCTGCCTGATCTCTGGCTGGGGCAACACTTCCACCAGTGGCT CCAATTACCCCAACCTCCTGCAGTGCTTGAGTGCCCCCATCCTGACTACCGCCCAATGTACAGGTGCCTACCCCGGGCAGATCACCAACAACATGTTCTGTGCTGGATTCTTGGAGGGTGGCAAGGACTCCTGCCAG GGTGACTCTGGTGGCCCCGTGGTGTGTAATGGGCAGTTGCAGGGTATTGTGTCCTGGGGAGTCGGCTGTGCCCAGAGGAACTATCCTGGTGTCTACACCAAGGTCTGCAACTACAACTCCTGGATCCAGAGCACCATTGCTGCCAACTAA